Proteins encoded together in one Microcaecilia unicolor chromosome 3, aMicUni1.1, whole genome shotgun sequence window:
- the LOC115465636 gene encoding cystatin-like, producing MANFWLCLSVILFSSVLFSSADSLVGDSEKIDSSLPDVQTVASYAVNLFNEKSEYEFLFKVVKVIAKETKVIAGKIYNLDVEIGKTQCKKGSTGNVASCALVDTSEQRVTFQCKFYVLEQAWHNEISVLESSCKPARLLTIY from the exons ATGGCAAATTTCTGGCTGTGTCTTAGTGTCATACTCTTTTCCTCTGTCCTCTTCTCTTCTGCAGATTCCCTTGTCGGAGATTCAGAAAAAATCGATTCAAGCCTCCCTGATGTGCAGACTGTTGCCAGTTACGCAGTGAATCTATTTAATGAGAAGTCGGAGTATGAATTTCTCTTCAAAGTCGTGAAAGTTATAGCAAAAGAAACAAAG GTTATTGCTGGAAAAATATACAATCTGGATGTAGAGATAGGAAAGACACAATGCAAGAAAGGGTCCACTGGCAACGTAGCTTCCTGTGCATTAGTGGACACTTCAGAACAGAGAGTG ACTTTCCAGTGCAAGTTCTATGTACTAGAGCAGGCGTGGCATAATGAAATATCTGTTTTGGAGAGTTCCTGCAAACCAGCTAGACTATTAACAATCTACTAA